The Coffea arabica cultivar ET-39 chromosome 3c, Coffea Arabica ET-39 HiFi, whole genome shotgun sequence genome contains a region encoding:
- the LOC113735722 gene encoding uncharacterized protein — translation MIVDKAQQEWIKYDAANESDTRANAPLEMEGQIQQRWEPPKEEIMRINTDAAISAQMVRTRLGIITRNWRGEIVKAKGITERRRGEAATEETLAIRGALEMAQGARWTNIEVQSDCKNVVSLINPDNVQDCTLQTILEDIDILKKSFDSCNFSFVPRTTNGCSHAMAQLAVKSIRNIE, via the coding sequence ATGATAGTGGACAAAGCTCAACAGGAATGGATCAAGTATGATGCAGCGAATGAGTCAGACACACGAGCAAATGCACCTCTGGAAATGGAAGGACAGATTCAGCAACGGTGGGAGCCACCTAAGGAAGAAATAATGAGGATCAATACGGATGCAGCAATTTCAGCTCAAATGGTCAGAACAAGATTGGGGATTATCACGAGGAATTGGCGTGGGGAGATAGTGAAAGCTAAGGGAATCACTGAGAGGAGGAGAGGGGAAGCAGCCACTGAGGAAACACTAGCAATCAGAGGTGCACTGGAAATGGCTCAGGGTGCACGATGGACAAACATTGAAGTCCAATCTGACTGCAAAAATGTTGTGAGCCTTATCAATCCGGACAATGTTCAGGATTGCACACTACAAACAATCCTGGAAGACATTGATATCTTGAAGAAGAGCTTTGACAGTTGCAATTTCTCTTTTGTGCCCAGAACTACTAATGGTTGCAGCCATGCAATGGCTCAATTGGCAGTCAAGTCAATTAGAAATATAGAGTAG